A genomic region of Octopus sinensis linkage group LG2, ASM634580v1, whole genome shotgun sequence contains the following coding sequences:
- the LOC115225747 gene encoding uncharacterized protein LOC115225747 gives MIQCKIWLLLLTLFSSELLNLLRGFGGFYIISLFSVQSCKNLAKDGEGDSSDKHGCIRLPSFTGDAGLWLAQVESHFAAHAVPPQQQLHLLYSSLPSRLATSVRDLIMSPHPDATYASVKAEILRRNTRSEESQFNELMADEQLGDRTPSQFLRHLREPSGNAADAPLLQRIFFSRLPADMQTMLATVLVSVSVDQIATMADKILEFPKPSPSRGLCACTEPPPTVSPTQNSLAEWLDTLTWRIDDLCRAIGRRPRSCSRSGSAEKAEWCTQLCTFQPSGS, from the exons ATGATACAGtgtaagatttggctgctactttta acttTATTTAGTTCAGAACTTTTGAACTTGTTACGAGGTTTTGGAGGTTTCTATATTATATCACTTTTCTCTGTTCAGTCTTGCAAGAATTTGGCCAAG gaCGGCGAAG GCGATTCTTCGGACAAACATGGCTGCATCAGGTTGCCTTCATTCACAGGGGATGCAGGTCTGTGGCTTGCCCAGGTGGAGTCGCATTTTGCCGCACATGCCGTTCCTCCACAGCAGCAGTTGCATCTGCTATATTCGAGTTTGCCTTCCCGACTTGCCACATCGGTCAGGGATCTCATAATGAGTCCCCACCCTGACGCCACATACGCGTCAGTAAAGGCCGAAATCCTCCGCCGCAACACGCGGTCGGAGGAGAGTCAATTCAATGAGCTGATGGCCGACGAACAGTTGGGGGACAGGACTCCATCCCAGTTCCTGCGCCACCTAAGGGAGCCAAGCGGCAACGCAGCGGACGCTCCGCTCTTACAGAGGATTTTCTTCTCCAGGTTGCCTGCCGACATGCAGACAATGTTGGCCACGGTACTGGTGTCTGTGTCAGTAGACCAGATTGCCACGATGGCCGATAAAATATTGGAATTTCCGAAACCATCTCCATCGCGAGGCCTGTGCGCATGTACAGAGCCCCCTCCGACAGTTTCTCCGACGCAAAATTCACTAGCCGAGTGGCTCGATACGCTCACGTGGCGAATCGATGATCTGTGCCGTGCGATCGGGCGCCGACCACGCAGTTGTAGTCGCAGTGGCTCTGCCGAAAAGGCAGAATGGTGTACCCAGCTGTGCACTTTTCAGCCCTCGGGAAGCtaa